TAGGAGTACCCCATGAGTCACTCCCTGTCCGTTCGCGCCCTAGCCTGCCTGTTGGCCTGCGCCACCGTCACCGGCGCTCTCGCCTCCCCCGCCGCGGCCGCCCCACGCAAGATGCAGATGAGCTCGTCGACGTCCATCGACGCGGGCACGCGCAGCCGCTGCTCGATCACCCTGATCAGCGACACGCTCGCCTATTCGGCCGCGCACTGTTTCGCGTTCAAGGCCAAGGTGGGCGATCCCGTCACTCGCGCCCACCGAGTCATCGGGCACATCACTGCGGACGGCATGAGCCAGCCAGCGGGCAAGCGTATCGACGCCGTGCGCATCGCCCTTGACCCGGACGCCGTCACTGTCTTAAGCCCCCACGAGATCGGCGATTCGCTGGCCCTGCGCACAGGCGACATCGTGCATCGTACCGGGGTCTCCTCTTCGAGCGTTGGCCCCATGCTCGATGATGCCGCCAAGATCGTGCGCTACCGGGAAACCGGCGACATCGCCACCCGCTGCGTCGACGCGACCTCGCGCCCCGGCGATTCCGGCAGCGCGGTGCTGGACGCGCAAGAAAAGGTCGTGGGCATTCTTACCCACGGGCCCGGCGACCATGAGTACTGCTTCGCCCCCATCGATCTTGCTGAGGCGATGAGCTAAAAACCGCGAGCACCGACGCGACGGTGCGGCGGCGCTGCGTGTGCCGTCGCACCTGTTTTTTGCGGTGCACTGGGGCTGCGAAAGTGCGGCAGTTTCACGCCGGCAGCCGGAATTAAGCACGGGAAAAATGGGGGGAAAGTTACGCTAAGAAAACTACCCCTGTACAGGGGAAATGTGCGCCCAATGACCAGCACAATGGTGCCAACCAAATTTGCTGTACAGGATGTGTAACGCCGCCGATCCTTTTCACAATATGCCCGATGGTTCCCGCTGCAACATTATGGTTGCCGCCCGCTCAAGCATTGGAGGTCTAGACCCATGACCATGCAAAGCACTAGCGCCCTGCCCCGGCCCGTCGCTAGCGATGACAAGGATTTCTACCGGCGTGACCTCGCCGTGGTGGATCTATCCACGGACACCATTTTCTGGACGACCGCCCAGGTGGCGGCCTATTGCGGAATTTCGCGGCAAACGTTGAGCTCCTACGTTTCCCGTTCGCAGGCCCCCGCCCCCGTTGGCAAGTTCAACGGCCTGCCGCTGTGGGAGGCAGAGAGCATTAAAGTGTGGCACCACTCTCGCCCCTCACAGCGGCGGCTGCACCCCCAGCCTTAGTGCTGCTTAGATGATCCCCTGGGCCAGCATCGCGTCCGCGACCTTTTTAAAGCCCGCGATGTTGGCGCCCACCACGTAATCGTCTTCGCGGTCATATTCCTTTGCCGTGTTATCCATGGCACGGAAAATGTTGGACATAATCTTGTGCAGCCGCTCGTCGGTGTACTCAAAGGTCCACGAATCCCGCGAGGCGTTTTGCTGCATTTCCAGCGCTGAGGTGGCCACGCCGCCGGCATTGGCCGCCTTGCCCGGCGCGAAATGCACGCCCTTTTCCCCGCGGAATACCTCAATGGCCTCCGCGGTAGAGGGCATATTCGCGCCTTCTGCGACGTAGCGCACACCGTTGGAGATCAGCGTGCGGGCGTGATCGCCATCCAGTTCGTTTTGGGTGGCGCACGGCAACGCGACGTCGGCAGCGAGATCCCACACGGAGCCGTCCTCGTGGTAGGTCGCGCCGTCGATTTCCTTGGCGTAGTCAGACACGCGGCCGCGGCGGACTTCCTTGATGTCCTTGAGCGCGGCGACGTCGACACCCTTCGGCGTGGCAACCCAGCCGGAGGAGTCGGAGAAGCCCACAACGGTCGCGCCGAGTTCCTGGGCCTTTTCCATGGCGTAGATGGCCACGTTGCCGGACCCGGAGACGATGACCTTGGCGCCCTCGAAGGAGTCGCCGTGGGTCTTCATCATCTCTGAGGTCAGGTAGACGCAGCCGTAGCCGGTGGCCTCGGTGCGCACCAGGGAACCGCCCCAGTTCAGGCCCTTGCCGGTCAGGACTCCGGACTCGTGCTGGTTGGCCAGGCGGCGGTACTGGCCGAAGAGGAAGCCGATCTCGCGGCCGCCAACTCCGATGTCGCCGGCGGGAACGTCGCGGTACTCACCGATGTGGCGGTAGAGCTCGGTCATGAAGGACTGGCAGAAGCGCATGACTTCCTGCTCGGACTTGCCCTTGGGATCAAAGTCGGAGCCACCCTTGCCGCCGCCGATGGGCAGGCCGGTCAGGGAGTTCTTAAAGATCTGCTCGAAGCCCAGGAACTTGATGATGCCCAGGTTGACGGAGGGGTGGAAGCGCAGGCCGCCCTTGTAGGGGCCCAGTGCGGAGTTGAACTGGACGCGGAAGCCGCGGTTGACCTGGACGGTGCCTTCATCATCAACCCAGGGCACCCGGAAGATGAGCTGACGCTCGGGCTCGCACAGGCGCTGGATCAGGCCGTAGTCCGCGTAGTGGGGATCCTTCTCCAGGACAATCTTCAGCGAGTCCAGAACTTCCGCCACTGCCTGGTGGAATTCCGGCTCGCCGGCGTTGCGCTTGAGCAACTTTTCGTAGTAGCTGGATACCTGCTCATCGATGGACATGAGGATCCCTTCCTTAGGTGTCGGTGGTACCGCGCGCTCACGGCTTTTCGATTATTGCACAGGTATTGCGGTCCACGCACCTTTTTAGTCAACAAA
Above is a genomic segment from Corynebacterium uberis containing:
- a CDS encoding serine protease, which translates into the protein MSHSLSVRALACLLACATVTGALASPAAAAPRKMQMSSSTSIDAGTRSRCSITLISDTLAYSAAHCFAFKAKVGDPVTRAHRVIGHITADGMSQPAGKRIDAVRIALDPDAVTVLSPHEIGDSLALRTGDIVHRTGVSSSSVGPMLDDAAKIVRYRETGDIATRCVDATSRPGDSGSAVLDAQEKVVGILTHGPGDHEYCFAPIDLAEAMS
- a CDS encoding helix-turn-helix transcriptional regulator; the encoded protein is MQSTSALPRPVASDDKDFYRRDLAVVDLSTDTIFWTTAQVAAYCGISRQTLSSYVSRSQAPAPVGKFNGLPLWEAESIKVWHHSRPSQRRLHPQP
- the gdhA gene encoding NADP-specific glutamate dehydrogenase yields the protein MSIDEQVSSYYEKLLKRNAGEPEFHQAVAEVLDSLKIVLEKDPHYADYGLIQRLCEPERQLIFRVPWVDDEGTVQVNRGFRVQFNSALGPYKGGLRFHPSVNLGIIKFLGFEQIFKNSLTGLPIGGGKGGSDFDPKGKSEQEVMRFCQSFMTELYRHIGEYRDVPAGDIGVGGREIGFLFGQYRRLANQHESGVLTGKGLNWGGSLVRTEATGYGCVYLTSEMMKTHGDSFEGAKVIVSGSGNVAIYAMEKAQELGATVVGFSDSSGWVATPKGVDVAALKDIKEVRRGRVSDYAKEIDGATYHEDGSVWDLAADVALPCATQNELDGDHARTLISNGVRYVAEGANMPSTAEAIEVFRGEKGVHFAPGKAANAGGVATSALEMQQNASRDSWTFEYTDERLHKIMSNIFRAMDNTAKEYDREDDYVVGANIAGFKKVADAMLAQGII